The Methanocaldococcus jannaschii DSM 2661 genome has a segment encoding these proteins:
- the flaK gene encoding preflagellin peptidase FlaK yields MINFIVGAIGLLIASIYDLKSREIEDYVWVSMVIFGLIYNGYLSFISHDMLYVIQSIVGFIVCFFLGFFMFLLGVGGGDGKLIMGLGALIPKYNMPIHTPLGAILNYLYLPSFPIMVVINAMFFSITLPIIIFLRNVIRGVKPKTKKEVLCMFLGEKMKVSEAIKKERLILGNHENLKLLPSAEKDCDFSKFDKNEEIWVTPAIPFVVPIFLSYLLTSIIGDKIIGIFLSVFGL; encoded by the coding sequence ATGATAAATTTTATTGTTGGGGCAATAGGGCTGTTAATAGCTTCAATCTACGATTTAAAAAGTAGGGAAATTGAAGATTATGTTTGGGTATCGATGGTTATTTTTGGATTGATATATAATGGCTATTTATCATTCATTTCACATGATATGTTATATGTCATTCAATCGATTGTTGGATTTATAGTCTGTTTCTTCTTAGGGTTTTTTATGTTCTTATTGGGTGTTGGAGGAGGTGATGGAAAACTGATAATGGGACTTGGAGCTTTAATTCCAAAATATAACATGCCAATACACACTCCATTAGGGGCAATATTAAATTATCTTTATCTTCCTTCCTTTCCAATAATGGTAGTAATTAACGCAATGTTTTTCTCAATAACACTTCCGATAATTATATTTTTAAGAAATGTAATTAGAGGAGTAAAACCAAAGACAAAAAAAGAGGTCTTATGTATGTTTCTTGGTGAAAAAATGAAAGTTTCTGAAGCTATAAAAAAAGAAAGGTTAATCCTTGGAAATCATGAAAATTTAAAATTACTACCAAGTGCTGAGAAAGATTGTGATTTTTCAAAGTTTGATAAAAATGAAGAAATTTGGGTAACTCCTGCTATACCATTTGTTGTTCCGATATTTCTATCTTATTTGCTAACATCAATTATAGGTGATAAAATCATAGGTATCTTTTTATCAGTCTTTGGATTGTAA